A window from Podospora bellae-mahoneyi strain CBS 112042 chromosome 1 map unlocalized CBS112042p_1, whole genome shotgun sequence encodes these proteins:
- the ENV7 gene encoding Serine/threonine-protein kinase env7 (EggNog:ENOG503NXKW; COG:I; COG:K; COG:T; BUSCO:EOG09263OAE), translating into MSQILLDLLHPLLTSCLPCLPGTPTLKINSRSLKILRLLGEGGFSYVYLVQSLSSPNHELYALKKIRCPFGAESVAQAMKEVEAYKIFGSTPGIIHSVDYSIATERGGGEESKTVYVLLPYYKRGNLQDMINANLVNHSKFPERKLMGLFLGVCRALRGMHVYQGGGGAGGQEEMVVPGRKRGGKNTVNGGADVDDEQEQGRSLLTEDERVTQARETGGKRRSYAHRDIKPGNIMISDSGDEPILMDLGSVAESPLPITSRSLAIATQDIAAEHSTMPYRAPELFDVKTGTVVDTKVDIWSMGCTLYACLVGKSPFEMRSDETGGSLSICVLSGDWRFPDEGPGAKKNKGKGPVSPGGTTAAAAAAATEEEGISEPIREVVRRCLRVEPSERPDIDELIEMVERVLEVLPEDAA; encoded by the exons AGGCGGCTTCTCCTACGTCTACCTGGTCCagtccctctcctcccccaaccacgAGCTCTACGCCCTCAAGAAAATCCGCTGCCCCTTCGGCGCCGAATCCGTCGCCCAAGCCATGAAGGAGGTCGAGGCCTACAAGATATTCGGCTCAACCCCCGGCATCATCCACAGTGTCGATTACTCCATCGCCACCGAGcgcggcggcggggaggagagcaagacGGTTTATGTCTTGCTGCCATATTACAAGCGAGGGAATCTGCAGGACATGATTAATGCTAATTTGGTGAATCATTCCAAGTTTCCCGAACGGAAGCTGATGGGATTGTTTTTGGGGGTCTGTAGGGCGCTGAGGGGGATGCATGTGTACcagggcggtggcggggcAGGGGGGCAAGAAGAGATGGTTGTGCCGGGGAGGAAACGAGGGGGCAAGAATACGGTGAATGGGGGGGCGGATGTGGACGATGAGCAGGAGCAggggaggagtttgctgacggaggatgagagggtCACGCAGGCCAGGGAGacgggggggaagaggaggagttaTGCTCATAGGGATATCAAGCCCG GAAACATCATGATCTCCGACTCGGGGGATGAACCGATCCTCATGGACCTCGGTTCGGTGGCTGAATCCCCTCTCCCAATCACCTCCCGTTCGTTGGCTATTGCAACGCAGGATATTGCTGCGGAGCATAGCACCATGCCTTACCGGGCTCCGGAACTGTTTGATGTCAAGACGGGGACGGTGGTTGACACAAAGGTTGATATTTGGAGCATGGGGTGCACGCTGTATGCGTGTTTGGTGGGGAAATCGCCGTTTGAGATGAGGTCGGATGAGACGGGGGGTTCGCTGAGTATTTGTGTGCTGAGTGGGGATTGGAGGTTTCCGGATGAGGGGCCAGGGGCGAAGAAGAATAAGGGGAAGGGGCCGGTTTCTCCTGGGGGcacaacggcggcggcggcggcggctgcgacagaagaggaggggattAGTGAGCCGATacgggaggtggtgaggaggtgtttAAGGGTTGAGCCGAGTGAGAGGCCGGACATTGATGAGCTGATTGAGATGGTGGAGCGGGTTTTGGAGGTGCTACCTGAGGATGCTGCTTAG
- the URH1 gene encoding Uridine nucleosidase 1 (EggNog:ENOG503NY3R; COG:F; BUSCO:EOG09262WQX), with the protein MSDTRIPVWLDCDPGHDDTFAILLAAYHPAIRILGVSTVFGNASLEKTTHNATSILTAISQSASIPVYIGASKALFRPPMHPPTDIHGETGLDGTKLLPPPAVPPVATIPAIDAAYEALKSTPRGTAWVVATGSFTNAAALFMKYPELIQHVAGLSLMGGAIGNGFTAAVLGTVDGVPRVGNWTQFAEFNILADPEAAAFLLTHGELSKKTTLIPLDVTHLCLTTAQVQELILYGPEGRKEGMVPGRGKTELRQMLVELLLFFAKTYADVFGITEGPPLHDPLAVAAVLSGLDEKGGHKIPFYEHDPSVGVGMEGKGERYEVSVATEGSYEDAKAGARTGQVTARLLPQGEEGVRIPRGLDLGVFWRVLEECISRADEANERARAVKQEAGVPTA; encoded by the exons ATGAGCGACACCCGCATCCCCGTCTGGCTGGACTGTGATCCAGGACACGAT GACAccttcgccatcctcctcgcagCCTACCACCCCGCCATCCGCATCCTGGGGGTATCAACCGTCTTCGGCAACGCCTCTTTAGAAAAAACAACCCACAACGCCACGTCCATCCTGACGGCAATCTCCCAGTCAGCCTCCATACCCGTCTACATCGGCGCCTCCAAAGCCCTCTTCCGGCCACCCATGCATCCCCCGACGGACATCCACGGCGAAACCGGCCTCGACGGGACAaagctcctccccccaccggCTGTCCCTCCCGTGGCTACCATCCCGGCCATCGACGCGGCATACGAAGCTCTCAAATCCACCCCCCGGGGGACAGCTTGGGTGGTGGCCACGGGGAGTTTTACCAACGCGGCGGCATTGTTTATGAAGTACCCTGAACTCATCCAGCACGTTGCCGGTCTGTCGTTGATGGGAGGCGCGATAGGAAACGGGTTCACGGCCGCGGTCTTGGGGACCGTTGATGGAGTGCCGAGGGTGGGGAACTGGACTCAGTTTGCGGAGTTCAACATCCTTGCCGACCCTGAGGCGGCGGCGTTCCTGCTGACGCATGGGGAGCTGTCCAAGAAGACGACGTTGATCCCGTTGGATGTCACGCACCTgtgcctcaccaccgcccagGTCCAGGAACTGATCTTGTACGGACCCGAGGGACGCAAAGAGGGGATGGTGCCCGGGAGGGGCAAGACGGAATTGAGGCAGATGCTCGTCGAGCTGCTCTTGTTTTTTGCGAAAACCTACGCCGACGTCTTTGGCATAACCGAAGGCCCGCCGCTGCACGACCCCTTGGCTGTTGCGGCGGTACTATCTGGGCTGGACGAAAAAGGGGGGCATAAAATCCCATTTTATGAACATGACCCCTCTGTGGGGGTGGGCatggagggaaagggggagaggtacGAGGTAAGTGTCGCCACAGAGGGAAGCTACGAAGATGCCAAAGCTGGTGCGAGGACGGGCCAGGTCACCGCGAGATTGCTACCccaaggcgaggaaggggtgaggaTACCTAGGGGGTTGGACTTGGGGGTTTTttggagggtgttggaggagtgtATCTCTAGGGCGGACGAGGCGAATGAGAGGGCCAGGGCTGTGAAGCAAGAGGCCGGGGTTCCTACTGCTTAG
- a CDS encoding uncharacterized protein (COG:Z; EggNog:ENOG503NXJ0): MATTITSTTSSTYNTTTRHTLSRRNNGRGGLSSISTPNLNQVYNAHSTTATRLGPPVPQLLSRKGSVAALTQNSLASIPDDSEAYAYNQVLASENTNIMPSPLTPGRLGGAAGGEDVQVGDVIDVPGNMTGTIRFIGPVTGRKGTFVGVELHPDFAGRGKNSGDVDSVFYFRTKDPNTGIFLPISKAVKREPPPIMPTNSYPPTPASGGGLKVGTQYSTNFTPPTPGVPKFSQSVGPGRATSPVGKKPTRPSLPRPESPVRRLQMTPAPRPSIGAPAPPRYGSPTPNKFAQSVRGTAGDPSKRLPAHQRKGSVGPRSVSVLGVSSSSYQAHHLSEEDAGPVGVQRTQTNGSAGSGFSLKVRPASRAASRIGSHAVNNEEVERLKAELEDRERQLKEQATTLMEMESSLTELQGLIEGSEGQMQAGRRNSLDDKDANALRAVLREKNEKIAMLTAEFDAHRADFRSTIDTLEMASTETERVYEKKIEELMQEIQELQDRTADVDTVANQLKQLEELVQELEEGLEDARRGEAEARGEVEFLRGEVERTRSELRREREKAQFATNGLARGGGGATSKELEQKEDEIRGLKAIIHSLSRDAVPNGGENGVVGAGAGAAQRSGSVRSHQGESIDDRLSREKLEREVAELRALVESKSTREETLERELETLRRSAVNSATMTAGSGNDRNSYRDSRGTVVLAPRSPEHKPAGGVGKHSRGNTLDTMPESDSYSTATGDSTLWCEICETAGHDILTCTNVFPDQQSHHQTRDSSKTPDGGEGVSSGGAMTEDVKLPAPLSPVKAAKSSAVTAAVTAAADEEQQQPTSAVSAIEKPLRVNKEAVLGSEEPAASMEGGVVDEPMWCALCERTGHDSISCPDEQF; the protein is encoded by the exons atggccaccaccatcaccagcacaacttcttcaacatacaacaccaccacccgccacACCTTGTCTAGGAGAAATAACGGTCGCGGCGGTCTCTCGTCCATTTCGActcccaacctcaaccaggTCTACAACGCACACTCGACCACGGCGACGCGCCTCGGCCCGCCCGTGCCCCAGTTGCTCTCGCGCAAAGGCTCCGTCGCCGCCCTGACGCAGAACTCGCTGGCCAGCATTCCGGATGATAGTGAAGCCTACGCCTACAACCAGGTTCTGGCCAGCgaaaacaccaacatcatgcCGTCCCCGCTTACCCCCGGCCGCCTTGGGGGTGCCgccggcggagaggatgTCCAGGTGGGCGATGTCATCGATGTGCCGGGCAACATGACGGGCACCATCCGCTTCATCGGTCCCGTCACAGGTCGCAAGGGCACTTTTGTTGGTGTCGAGCTACATCCCGACTTTGCAGGCCGCGGCAAGAACAGCGGTGATGTTGACAG TGTTTTCTATTTCAGAACCAAGGATCCAAACACGGGCATCTTTCTTCCCATTTCCAAAGCCGTCAAACgagaaccaccacccatcatgCCGACGAATTCGtatcctcccaccccggCCAGCGGCGGAGGTCTGAAGGTCGGAACTCAGTACTCGACAAACTTTACGCCACCGACTCCTGGTGTGCCGAAATTCAGCCAGTCCGTCGGCCCAGGCCGTGCCACGAGCCCTGTCGGCAAGAAGCCTACGCGCCCGTCGCTGCCGCGTCCGGAGTCGCCTGTGAGAAGGCTGCAGATGACGCCGGCGCCGAGACCCTCGATCGGGGCACCCGCTCCCCCACGATACGGCAGCCCGACGCCGAACAAGTTTGCCCAGAGTGTTCGCGGCACGGCGGGTGACCCGAGCAAGCGACTTCCTGCTCATCAGCGGAAAGGTAGCGTCGGACCGCGAAGTGTTTCTGTGCTTGGGgtgtcgtcttcgtcgtaTCAGGCCCATCACTtgagtgaggaggatgcgggACCGGTTGGCGTTCAGAGGACGCAGACTAATGGGAGTGCTGGGTCTGGCTTCAGCCTCAAGGTGAGGCCAGCCTCACGGGCTGCGTCTAGAATCGGGAGTCACGCCGTCAAcaatgaggaggtggagcgTCTCAAGGCCGAGCTGGAAGATCGGGAGCGGCAGCTTAAGGAACAAGCGACCACgctgatggagatggagagcaGCTTGACGGAGCTGCAGGGGTTGATTGAGGGTTCCGAAGGGCAGATGCAAGCCGGACGGCGAAACAGTCTGGATGACAAGGATGCCAATGCGCTACGGGCGGTGCTGAGAGAAAAGAATGAAAAGATTGCCATGTTGACGGCCGAATTTGACGCTCATCGAGCCGACTTTCGGAGCACAATTGACACGCTGGAGATGGCAAGCACCGAGACGGAGAGGGTGtatgagaagaagattgaggagctgATGCAGGAGATTCAGGAGCTGCAGGACAGGACGGCGGACGTGGATACTGTGGCTAACCAGCTGAAGcagttggaggagctggtgcaagagctggaggaagggttggaggatgcgaggaggggggaggcggaggcgaggggggaggttgagttTTTGAGgggtgaggtggagaggacgaggtcggagctgaggagggagagggagaaggcgcaGTTTGCTACGAATGGGTTGGCgcgggggggtggaggggcgaCGAGCAAGGAGTTGGAACAGAAGGAAGATGAGATTAGGGGGCTCAAGGCGATTATTCATTCGTTGAGCAGGGATGCTGTTCCGAACGGGGGGGAgaatggggtggtgggtgcgGGTGCGGGTGCTGCTCAGCGGTCTGGATCTGTCAGATCACACCAAGGGGAGTCGATTGATGATCGGTTGAGCAGGGAGAAattggagagggaggttgcCGAGCTCAGGGCCTTGGTGGAGAGCAAGAGCacgagggaggagacgctggagagggagctggagacgttgaggaggagcgcgGTGAACTCGGCCACCATGACTGCTGGCAGTGGAAACGACAGGAATTCTTACCGGGACTCTCGCGGGACTGTTGTGCTGGCTCCCCGAAGCCCGGAGCATAAgcctgctggtggtgtcggTAAGCACAGCAGAGGGAACACGCTGGACACGATGCCCGAAAGCGACTCTTATAGCACGGCCACGGGGGATAGTACCCTCTGGTGTGAAATCTGCGAGACGGCCGGGCATGACATTTTGACGTGTACCAACGTCTTTCCTGATCAACAGTCGCATCATCAGACGAgggacagcagcaagacacctgatgggggggagggtgtgtcTAGTGGTGGGGCCATGACTGAGGATGTGAAGCTTCCTGCGCCGTTGAGCCCggtcaaggctgccaagagcAGTGCTGTTACTGCTGCTgtcactgctgctgctgatgaggagcagcagcagcctacCAGTGCGGTGTCGGCGATCGAGAAGCCGCTTAGGGTCAACAAGGAGGCGGTTTTGGGGTCGGAGGAGCCGGCGGCTAGcatggaggggggtgtggtggatgagCCGATGTGGTGCGCGCTTTGTGAGAGGACCGGACATGACAGTATTAGTTGTCCTGATGAGCAGttttga
- a CDS encoding uncharacterized protein (EggNog:ENOG503P279): protein MAEQSLYLQFRIFGRGWMVAALSYQSAPLFVNFGGLQRQDQGKLSVLEALSSSFSRTPTRSPLWRCITAGRRHAASTSETTLTTAAIMEWLASLMTTDKAIKGALIIHGVALVGTVLLALDQWRSECERKPPQPKPQYITQDTEDALKLTTLDTLLGHYNHAIRETAVKIVCDRAVNDKDTLEQLLWGITRPNYDERLKNLRALAVITDPHSLDKLHTWKAYAALVRCLELSLDPDQEVLNNDDWDDYPLRDMTDKLCLMFISQLVGTFDCEKLIKAKFVEKWLSKQNWGTTEEERHQNLAAYLRSKTNRLAEIISCIRQSPAGREALQKCGLFPYPDTEESEADDGDTHLVERLSVLFPETLDVNSLDANHPTRVLLRSFQTTPGSEEQRDRNQRHRQAMVLNDGSHPITSDDIIQRDPTSPT from the exons ATGGCCGAACAGTCGTTGTATCTCCAATTCAGAATTTTTGGTAGAGGATGGATGGTCGCAGCGCTATCTTATCAGAGTGCCCCACTGTTTGTAAATTTTGGCGGTCTGCAGCGGCAGGATCAGGGAAAGCTTTCTGTTTTGGAAGCTCTCAGCTCAAGCTTCTCTAGAACACCGACCCGCTCTCCACTGTGGAGATGCATTACAGCCGGGCGACGACATGCAGCCTCAACATCAGAGACGACACtaaccaccgccgccatcatggaaTGGCTCGCCTCCCTTATGACCACCGATAAGGCCATCAAAGGGGCCTTGATCATACACGGTGTTGCTCTCGTCGGGACAGTGCTGCTTGCGCTTGATCAATGGCGCTCAGAGTGCGAAAgaaaaccaccacaacccaagCCGCAGTACATCACCCAGGACACCGAGGACGCCCTGAAACTGACCACCCTGGATACGTTGCTCGGTCACTACAACCACGCCATTCGTGAGACGGCTGTCAAGATCGTATGTGACAGAGCCGTCAACGACAAGGACACCCTCGAACAGCTCCTCTGGGGCATCACCCGTCCCAACTACGACGAGCGCCTGAAGAATCTCCGAGCTTTGGCAGTGATTACCGATCCGC ACTCCTTGGATAAACTTCACACATGGAAGGCCTACGCAGCTCTCGTCCGGTGCCTGGAGCTATCTCTTGACCCTGACCAGGAGGTGCTCAACAATGACGACTGGGACGATTATCCTCTCCGTGACATGACAGACAAGCTCTGCCTCATGTTCATCAGCCAGCTGGTAGGCACCTTTGACTGCGAGAAACTCATCAAGGCCAAATTTGTCGAGAAGTGGCTGTCCAAGCAAAACTGGGGaaccaccgaggaggagcggcaTCAGAATCTTGCGGCCTACCTGCGCAGCAAGACCAACAGGCTTGCCGAAATCATCAGCTGCATTCGGCAGAGCCCAGCTGGCCGAGAGGCACTGCAGAAGTGCGGTCTCTTTCCGTATCCCGACACGGAAGAGAGCGAAGCAGACGATGGCGACACGCACTTGGTGGAACGATTAAGCGTTTTGTTTCCGGAAACTCTCGATGTCAACAGTTTGGACGCGAACCATCCTACTAGGGTGTTGTTGCGTTCGTTCCAAACCACGCCAGGGAGTGAAGAACAGCGCGACCGGAACCAGAGGCACAGGCAGGCAATGGTGCTGAATGATGGGAGTCATCCGATCACGAGTGATGATATCATCCAGCGGGACCCGACATCGCCTACGTGA
- the NOP14 gene encoding nucleolar complex protein 14 (BUSCO:EOG092620IA; COG:J; EggNog:ENOG503NX37), with product MAGSQLKRLKASLKDQGIIGPQKSKKQKRQNAQDAKASNEKRIQRHEALASIREQFNPFQFKTNARGPKFEVTTNKPVSSREAMGISGRPGLTKAKGEERRRETILVEMQRRNKVGGLIDRRFGEDDPNMSLEDKMIERYTREQQRSHKKHSAFDLEDDEEMGGLTHMGKPLFDNDDAPKYLKDDFEEDVGSGDESEGSQTDRRALKRQRLEGALEVVGEQEEGQPERKKTKKEIYEEIIAKSKLHKELRQEAKEEDNELRAEIDEAMRDLRPLLFDRIKPPAKSDKPTLVIAGKDQATLDREYDIQVKRMASDKRAAPTDKMKTEEEKAAEEANRLKKLEEDRLKRMRGEKVSDDEQESDDENKQGGDDDFDAMDVEDADEFGLGQGIAGKAKKYRPTATELGFDDEDDFLIDDDLVASGSELEFDSGDEGEESDEDEESGSDSGSEEEDSDDDEFIKGLLTESEAKQGIFRLPTNNTKGSDENGVPYTFPCPQNHDELLEIFKGIDVKQLPVATQRIRALHHPKLASDNKERLGNFAQALVRHVNYLGNQYQPTWAAALEGLTRHIHSLAKSFPIEVAKGYRSIIQEMEQSRPLALTVGDLITLTGAGTTFPTSDHFHQVVTPAMIVIARYLGQKIPQSLSDYATGTFLAILALQYQQFSKRYVPEVMNFTLNTLCALAPSARAFTPNTIGFFPIHDPPAGTRLPTSLPADASTARKLAFSDCLPSNQPSLELKLSLFTTTLSLLTSASTLWSQTSSFTETFSPALPILSSIPKSLSPAIQSLQQHLTRLLQISRLSRRPLELHHHRPLAIRTYIPKFEDSFDPNKHYDPDRERAELAKLKKEHKRERKGALRELRKDNAFMARENLRVKKEKDAAYEKKYKRLVAEIQGTEGQAANAYEREKALRKKKR from the coding sequence ATGGCCGGCTCACAGTTGAAGAGGCTTAAGGCCTCCCTGAAGGACCAAGGAATTATCGGTCCCCAGAAAtccaagaagcagaagcgcCAAAATGCCCAAGATGCCAAGGCGTCCAACGAGAAGCGCATCCAGCGACATGAGGCCCTGGCCAGCATCCGCGAGCAGTTCAACCCCTTCCAGTTCAAGACGAATGCCAGAGGCCCCAAGTTTGAGGTtaccaccaacaagcccGTCAGCAGCAGGGAGGCTATGGGTATCAGCGGTCGACCCGGGTTGACCAAGGCGAAAGGCGAGGAGAGACGGCGTGAGACTATCCTTGTTGAGATGCAGCGGAGGAACAAGGTCGGCGGTCTAATCGACAGACGTTTCGGTGAGGACGATCCCAACATGTCGCTCGAGGACAAGATGATCGAAAGATATACCCGCGAACAGCAACGGTCTCACAAGAAGCACTCTGCGTTCGACTtggaagacgatgaggaaATGGGAGGACTTACTCACATGGGCAAGCCGCTTTTCGACAATGATGACGCTCCGAAGTATCTTAAAGACGactttgaggaggatgttggtTCAGGCGATGAATCCGAAGGTTCGCAGACCGATAGGCGTGCACTGAAGAGGCAGCGTCTAGAGGGGGCTCTCGAGGTCGTGGGCGAACAGGAGGAAGGGCAAccggaaagaaagaaaaccaagAAGGAAATTTACGAGGAAATCATCGCCAAGTCCAAGCTTCACAAAGAGTTGCGACAGGAGGCTAAAGAGGAGGATAACGAGCTCAGAGCTGAAATCGATGAGGCCATGAGGGATCTGCGACCACTACTCTTCGACAGGATAAAGCCACCTGCCAAAAGTGACAAGCCCACTCTTGTGATTGCTGGAAAGGATCAGGCTACCCTTGACAGGGAGTACGATATCCAGGTGAAGCGGATGGCGTCCGACAAGCGCGCGGCGCCTACTGATAAGATGAAGacggaagaagagaaggcaGCAGAGGAAGCGAACAGGCTaaagaagctcgaggaggaccGCCTGAAGCGTATGCGCGGAGAGAAGGTTTCAGATGACGAACAGGAGAGCGATGACGAGAACAAGCAGGGCGGAGATGACGATTTCGATGCCatggatgttgaggatgcGGATGAGTTTGGGCTCGGGCAGGGAATTGCTGGAAAGGCCAAAAAATACCGACCGACCGCGACCGAGCTGGGattcgacgacgaggacgatttcctcattgatgatgatttggtCGCCAGCGGTTCAGAGTTGGAGTTCGACAgtggtgacgagggagaggagagcgacgaggacgaggagtcAGGTTCTGACTCTGGCTctgaggaagaagacagcGACGATGACGAATTCATCAAGGGGTTATTAACAGAATCCGAGGCGAAGCAAGGCATCTTTCGGTTacccaccaacaacaccaaaggCTCCGATGAGAATGGTGTCCCATACACCTTCCCCTGTCCCCAGAACCACGACGAGCTCCTCGAGATCTTCAAGGGCATCGACGTGAAACAGCTCCCGGTCGCCACCCAACGCATCAGagccctccaccacccaaaactcGCCAGCGACAACAAGGAGCGCCTCGGTAACTTTGCACAGGCCCTCGTTCGTCACGTCAACTACCTCGGAAACCAGTACCAGCCTACCTGGGCCGCGGCACTGGAAGGCCTGACAAGACACATCCACTCCCTAGCCAAGAGCTTCCCCATCGAAGTCGCCAAGGGCTATCGTTCTATCATCCAAGAGATGGAGCAGTCCCGCCCTCTGGCCCTCACTGTCGGCGACCTGATCACTCTTACCGGAGCAGGCACCACCTTCCCTACGTCCGACCACTTCCACCAGGTTGTCACCCCAGCCATGATCGTCATCGCGAGGTATCTCGGCCAAAAGATCCCGCAGTCCCTCTCCGACTACGCCACCGGCACGTTCCTGGCCATCCTTGCCCTCCAATATCAGCAATTCTCCAAGCGCTACGTACCAGAGGTTATGAacttcaccctcaacaccctctgCGCCTTGGCCCCCTCAGCCAGGGCCTTTACACCCAACACAATCGGGTTCTTCCCCATCCACGACCCCCCCGCTGGAACTCGCCTTCCTACATCCCTTCCCGCCGATGCCTCCACAGCAAGAAAACTCGCCTTTTCCGACTGCCTCCCTTCTAACCAACCCTCCTTGGAGCTCAAACtatccctcttcaccaccaccctctccctcctcaccagcgcctccaccctctggtcccaaacctcctcctttACCGAAACCTTTTCCCCCgcccttcccatcctctcctccattcCCAAATCTCTTTCTCCTGCCATCCAGtccctccagcagcacctcACCCGTTTATTGCAGATCTCCCGCCTCTCCCGCCGCCCACTAGaactgcaccaccaccgtcccctgGCGATAAGGACCTACATCCCCAAGTTTGAAGATTCGTTTGACCCGAACAAGCACTACGATCCTGATCGTGAGAGGGCGGAGCTGGCcaagttgaagaaggagcacaagcgggagaggaagggtgCGCTGAGGGAGCTGAGGAAGGACAATGCTTttatggcgagggagaacTTAcgggtgaagaaggagaaggacgcGGCGTACGAGAAGAAGTATAAGAGGTTGGTGGCGGAGATTCAGGGGACCGAGGGGCAGGCGGCGAATGCGTAtgagagggaaaaggctctcaggaagaagaagaggtag
- the TRM82 gene encoding tRNA (guanine-N(7)-)-methyltransferase non-catalytic subunit trm82 (COG:J; EggNog:ENOG503NW8P; BUSCO:EOG092632TF) — protein sequence MIIPYHLLQASGSVIFAAQGVDILSFNTSMEHLSTWKYPVKATETPSEPAADAEASATVEAPPTPEGPPAKRRRTENDEKEAHAGDAGTPNSTNGQKKGRFHNKPQPVNLSNEKPFINCLLATANGSHVIAATGSDKTIWVFEHDGSGNLKQLSQRAMPKRPCSLTLTTDQKKILSADKFGDVYALPLLPSAEPTLPPTVQSLPSRSATPASAPIPFKPQANDKTVHTKRNLKALENQKISMELSLKAAAERSAEESQPAFEHTLLLGHVSMLTAITVAPGIGATGEKREWIITADRDEHVRISRGIPQAYFIEGFCLGHEDFVSRLCVVPGREELLVSGGGDDDVFLWRWKEKQLLGRANILEEIKNTIEPELTKIAVSRLKGFSLASGETVVAVICEKIPAVVLFTLVEDTLKHTATYSLKEQGVPLDVELLPNDNLLVSIDTTEGKPDAAAPFLVLTRNGPDSWDQKPVVDVPAGETELNGEEMQKLLYTTESLRKMSDFD from the exons ATGATTATCCCCTATCATCTTCTTCAGGCCTCGGGCAGCGTAATTTTTGCTGCCCAGGGGGTTGATAttctctccttcaacacctctATGGAGCACCTCTCAACCTGGAAGTATCCAGTGAAGGCCACTGAGACCCCAAGTGAACCTGCTGCCGATGCTGAAGCCTCTGCCACTGTTGAGGCCCCTCCAACGCCAGAAGGTCCCCCGGCCAAGCGTAGGAGAACAGAGAATGATGAAAAGGAGGCCCATGCTGGCGATGCCGGCACCCCCAACTCAACCAACGGTCAAAAGAAGGGCAGGTTTCACAACAAGCCACAACCCGTCAACTTATCGAACGAGAAGCCTTTCATCAACTGCCTCCTCGCCACTGCCAATGGCAGTCATGTAATCGCTGCTACTGGCTCCGACAAGACGATCTGGGTATTCGAGCACGATGGCTCCGGGAATCTCAAGCAACTCAGCCAGAG AGCCATGCCAAAACGCCCCTGCtctctcaccctcaccaccgaccaAAAGAAAATCCTCTCCGCCGACAAATTCGGAGACGTCtacgccctccccctcctcccatccgcagaacccaccctccccccaacagTCCAAtcactcccctcccgcaGCGCCACCCCTGCCTCGGCACCTATCCCCTTCAAGCCCCAAGCCAACGACAAGACAGTCCACACCAAGCGCAACCTCAAGGCTCTCGAGAACCAAAAGATTTCCATGGAACTCTCCCTcaaagccgccgccgagagATCCGCCGAGGAATCCCAGCCGGCGTTTGAGCACACCTTGCTGTTGGGTCATGTCTCCATGCTCACAGCCATCACCGTCGCCCCTGGAATCGGCGCGACAGGCGAGAAAAGAGAATGGATCATCACCGCCGACAGAGACGAGCACGTCCGTATCTCGCGGGGGATTCCCCAGGCTTATTTCATTGAGGGGTTCTGCCTTGGGCACGAGGATTTTGTCAGCAGGTTATGTGTTGTCCCCGGCCGGGAAGAGCTGCTTGTTtcgggtggtggggatgacGATGTTTTTCtatggaggtggaaggagaagcagctgcTTGGGAGGGCGAATATTCTTGAAGAGATCAAGAATACTATTGAGCCTGAGCTGACAAAGATTGCTGTTTCGAGACTGAAGGGGTTTTCTCTTGCCTCTGGGGAAACAGTGGTAGCTGTCATCTGCGAGAA AATTCCCGCTGTGGTTCTTTTCACACTTGTAGAAGACACGCTTAAGCACACTGCTACCTATTCCCTCAAGGAGCAAGGTGTCCCCCTAGACGTCGAGCTTCTACCCaacgacaacctcctcgtgAGCATCGACACAACCGAAGGGAAGCCTGACGCGGCGGCACCCTTCCTGGTCTTGACCAGGAATGGCCCCGACTCGTGGGATCAGAAGCCTGTCGTGGATGTCCCGGCCGGAGAGACAGAGCTCAACGGGGAGGAGATGCAAAAGTTGCTGTATACTACCGAGTCGCTGAGGAAGATGAGCGATTTTGATTGA